A single region of the Rattus rattus isolate New Zealand chromosome 8, Rrattus_CSIRO_v1, whole genome shotgun sequence genome encodes:
- the LOC116907029 gene encoding LOW QUALITY PROTEIN: olfactory receptor 150-like (The sequence of the model RefSeq protein was modified relative to this genomic sequence to represent the inferred CDS: inserted 1 base in 1 codon) — MADSNLSTVTEFILAGLTDKPELQLPLFLLFLGIYLFTVLGNLGMIILILLSSHLHTPMYFFLSSLSFIDLCYSTVITPKMLVNFVAKKNIISYQECMTQLYFFLAFVISECHMLAAMAYDRYVAFXNPLLYNVTMSYQVCSWMVGGVYAMGYIGAAVHTLCMLRVVFCKANIINHYFCDLFPLMELACSSTYVNEVVLLCLSAFNIFIPTLTILGSYVFIITSILRIKSTEGRFKAFSTCSSHFCAVSVFFGSLAFMYLQPFSVSSKDKGKVSSVFYTTVVPMLNPMIYSLRNRDVKLALNKLFQKKFHV, encoded by the exons ATGGCAGATAGCAATCTCTCCACAGTGACTGAGTTCATCCTCGCTGGGTTAACAGACAAACCAGAGCTGCAGCTgcccctgttcctcctcttccttgggatCTATCTGTTTACAGTACTGGGGAACCTGGGCATGATCATCCTGATCCTTCTCAGCTCTCAtctgcacacacccatgtacttcttcctcagcagtCTGTCCTTCATTGACCTCTGTTACTCCACTGTTATTACCCCCAAGATGCTGGTGAACTTTGTGGCAAAGAAGAATATCATCTCCTATCAGGAATGTATGACTCAgctctatttcttccttgcttttgttATCTCTGAGTGTCATATGTTGGCTGCAATGGCGTATGACCGCTATGTTGCAT GCAATCCCTTGCTCTACAATGTCACTATGTCATACCAAGTGTGTTCCTGGATGGTAGGTGGGGTCTATGCCATGGGCTACATTGGTGCAGCAGTTCATACTCTCTGCATGCTAAGAGTGGTTTTCTGTAAGGCTAATATAATAAACCATTACTTCTGTGATCTGTTCCCATTGATGGAGCTTGCCTGCTCCAGCACTTACGTCAATGAGGTAGTACTCCTGTGTCTCAGTGCTTTCAATATCTTTATTCCAACCCTGACCATCCTGGGTTCTTATGTCTTCATCATCACTAGCATCCTCCGTATCAAATCCACCGAGGGCAGATTCAAAGCCTTCAGCACATGCAGCTCCCACTTCTGTGCAGTTTCTGTCTTCTTTGGTTCCCTGGCATTCATGTACCTACAGCCCTTCTCCGTCAGCTCCAAAGACAAAGGCAAAGTGTCTTCTGTGTTTTACACTACTGTTGTGCCCATGCTGAATCCCAtgatctacagcctgaggaacagggATGTCAAACTAGCTCTAAATAAGTTATTTCAAAAGAAGTTTCATGTGTAG